From Permianibacter aggregans, a single genomic window includes:
- a CDS encoding dimethylarginine dimethylaminohydrolase family protein, which translates to MKTTWQSDTGKIERIIVKTAVAAFQNEQTIGQQWAALNYPSAPDFTIAKRESEAFIALLQSLGIEVLTMPANEPLTLDSIYVRDTAIVCDNGVILCNMGKPARGDEPAAMRRALEQWNIPVCGAICGAGRIEGGDVAWVDERTLAVARGYRTNDEGIRQLRALLGDCIDELIVVPLPHFRGPSDVFHLMSIFSPVDKDLALVFSKLMPIPFREALLGRGIELIEVAEEEYDTLGCNALAVAPRVLVMSEGNPKTKARLEAAGVTVHEYRGNEISVKGEGGPTCLTRPLRRSLSR; encoded by the coding sequence ATGAAAACGACTTGGCAAAGCGACACCGGTAAAATCGAGCGGATCATTGTCAAAACGGCTGTGGCAGCTTTTCAGAATGAGCAAACGATAGGCCAGCAATGGGCGGCGTTGAATTATCCAAGTGCGCCGGATTTTACTATTGCAAAACGGGAGTCGGAAGCATTCATCGCGCTACTGCAATCGCTCGGTATCGAGGTGCTGACGATGCCGGCCAATGAACCACTGACGCTCGATTCCATTTATGTTCGCGATACGGCAATTGTCTGCGACAACGGCGTCATTCTTTGCAATATGGGCAAGCCCGCACGAGGTGATGAACCGGCGGCGATGCGCCGTGCGCTGGAGCAATGGAACATACCGGTTTGCGGCGCGATTTGCGGCGCCGGACGTATTGAAGGTGGCGATGTTGCCTGGGTAGATGAGCGTACCTTAGCCGTGGCGCGCGGTTATCGCACCAATGATGAAGGCATCCGACAATTGCGCGCGTTGCTTGGCGATTGCATCGATGAACTGATTGTCGTGCCGCTGCCGCATTTCCGCGGGCCATCGGATGTCTTTCATCTGATGTCGATATTCAGCCCGGTCGATAAGGATTTGGCGCTGGTCTTTTCGAAGCTGATGCCAATTCCATTTCGCGAAGCTCTATTGGGGCGTGGCATTGAATTGATTGAGGTCGCAGAGGAGGAATACGACACGCTGGGTTGCAATGCGCTCGCTGTTGCTCCGCGTGTGCTGGTGATGAGCGAGGGTAATCCGAAAACCAAAGCGCGTCTGGAAGCGGCCGGCGTCACCGTGCATGAGTATCGCGGTAACGAAATCAGCGTCAAAGGCGAAGGCGGACCAACCTGTTTGACCCGGCCGTTGAGGCGTAGTCTTAGCCGCTAG
- a CDS encoding aromatic ring-hydroxylating oxygenase subunit alpha translates to MFTAAMFRPLSLQAADLECHPAASASTLPAHWYTDPAFHRADLENVLAHSWQLVGHISALQQVGSHIVAQVADKPIIVVRGQDQQLRAFYNVCQHRAGPIARANGCSRNLVCKYHGWTYGLDGQLLRAPEMDGVEDFDVADIRLQPVHVAEWQGLVFVALHPPAISIDSLLQNVSTQIAPIDLHALHFETRVVYPVRCNWKVYVDNYLEGYHLPLVHPGLSKVLDYRNYHTELFDWYSCQRSPIDSSGGPYAAGTAHYYFVYPNMMLNILPNRLQTNIVLPTGSDSCEVIFDYYYGDRDSEATQKLVEEDLHFANDVQQEDIEICERVQQGLTSGAYHAGRLSMKRESGVLHFHDLLRKHYQQLLNTSG, encoded by the coding sequence TTGTTCACCGCTGCCATGTTCCGCCCACTTTCCTTGCAAGCCGCCGATCTGGAATGCCACCCGGCAGCGTCAGCATCAACACTGCCAGCACATTGGTATACCGATCCGGCTTTTCATCGCGCTGATCTGGAAAACGTGCTGGCGCATAGCTGGCAATTGGTCGGCCATATCTCAGCATTGCAACAGGTGGGCAGTCACATCGTGGCGCAGGTGGCCGACAAACCGATCATCGTCGTGCGGGGACAGGATCAGCAGTTGCGCGCGTTCTACAACGTCTGTCAGCACCGGGCTGGGCCAATCGCCCGCGCCAATGGTTGCAGCAGAAATCTGGTGTGCAAATATCACGGCTGGACTTACGGACTCGACGGGCAATTACTGCGGGCACCGGAAATGGATGGCGTCGAAGATTTTGATGTCGCGGATATTCGCTTGCAGCCGGTGCACGTGGCGGAATGGCAGGGGCTGGTATTCGTGGCGTTGCATCCACCGGCGATAAGTATTGATAGCTTGCTGCAAAACGTTTCGACACAAATCGCGCCGATCGATTTGCACGCACTGCATTTCGAAACCCGTGTGGTCTACCCGGTACGCTGCAACTGGAAAGTTTATGTCGACAATTATCTCGAAGGTTATCACCTGCCATTGGTACATCCGGGTTTGAGCAAGGTGCTCGATTACCGCAACTACCACACCGAGTTATTCGACTGGTATTCCTGCCAGCGCAGCCCGATTGATTCGAGTGGCGGCCCCTACGCCGCGGGCACGGCCCATTATTATTTTGTTTACCCAAACATGATGCTGAACATCCTGCCCAACCGTTTGCAGACCAATATCGTGCTGCCTACCGGCAGCGACAGCTGTGAAGTGATCTTTGACTATTACTACGGCGATCGCGATTCGGAGGCCACACAGAAGTTGGTGGAAGAAGATTTGCATTTTGCCAATGACGTGCAGCAGGAAGACATCGAGATCTGTGAACGGGTGCAACAGGGCCTGACATCCGGCGCCTACCATGCCGGACGCTTGTCAATGAAACGCGAATCCGGCGTGTTGCACTTCCACGACTTATTGCGCAAGCATTACCAACAACTGCTGAATACTAGCGGCTAA
- a CDS encoding MFS transporter, producing MSSTIAPRPPAPAAPLLALLIPALGISQVLNWGTLYYSLAVLAAPIQTALGFGPLITFGSFTLGMLLSGLVAPTFGRWIDHRGGRLIMAFGSLLAALSFVLLALASGPITFLLAWLVAGIAMAASLYEAAFATLHQLFPVHYRRAVTMLTLIGGFASTLFWPLTLFLVEQSDWRSTALIFAGLHLLVGLPIHALLLPKREPVSSSPVVKANAVPVTSQRAYRWLLASFVAGTFVFAVFSSFMMVLLQSRGFTATDAVAIAALIGPMQVLGRTVEWSFGRQLSAMNIGKLAAAGLVLALALLLLAPGALAFGIGFALLYGSAAGVMTIVRGTVPLELFGQAQAGTLLGQMARPNFIAKALAPGVFALLLQWQMSPGNGLVMLLCLAAISLFCFLQASKPFATSPASS from the coding sequence ATGTCATCAACCATTGCGCCACGGCCCCCAGCGCCGGCAGCTCCCTTACTGGCGCTGCTGATCCCGGCGCTGGGCATCAGCCAGGTGCTGAACTGGGGCACCCTGTATTACAGCTTGGCGGTATTGGCCGCACCGATTCAAACGGCGCTGGGTTTTGGCCCGCTGATCACGTTTGGCTCGTTCACGCTAGGCATGTTGCTGTCCGGCTTGGTAGCGCCAACGTTTGGGCGCTGGATTGATCATCGAGGCGGTCGGCTGATCATGGCTTTCGGCTCGCTGCTGGCCGCACTGTCGTTTGTGTTGCTGGCCTTGGCCAGTGGACCGATAACGTTTTTGCTCGCCTGGCTGGTCGCTGGTATCGCCATGGCTGCCAGCCTTTATGAAGCAGCATTCGCCACCCTGCATCAATTGTTTCCGGTGCATTACCGGCGTGCAGTGACGATGCTGACGCTGATCGGCGGATTTGCCAGCACGCTGTTCTGGCCGTTGACACTGTTTCTGGTCGAGCAAAGCGACTGGCGCAGCACGGCGCTGATTTTTGCCGGATTGCATCTGCTGGTCGGTCTGCCGATCCATGCCTTGTTGCTGCCCAAACGCGAACCCGTCAGTTCATCGCCAGTCGTCAAAGCCAACGCGGTTCCGGTGACTTCCCAGCGCGCATACCGCTGGTTATTGGCGAGTTTTGTCGCCGGCACGTTTGTCTTCGCGGTGTTCTCCTCGTTCATGATGGTGCTGCTGCAATCGCGTGGCTTCACGGCGACCGACGCGGTGGCGATTGCCGCCTTGATCGGTCCGATGCAGGTACTCGGCCGCACGGTGGAATGGTCTTTTGGTCGCCAGCTGTCAGCGATGAACATCGGCAAACTGGCCGCAGCCGGTCTGGTGCTGGCCTTGGCGCTGTTGCTGCTGGCGCCAGGCGCCTTGGCGTTTGGCATCGGGTTTGCGCTGCTTTACGGTAGCGCGGCCGGGGTGATGACCATTGTGCGCGGCACAGTGCCACTCGAGTTGTTTGGTCAAGCTCAGGCCGGGACATTGCTCGGTCAGATGGCGCGGCCGAACTTTATCGCCAAAGCGTTGGCACCTGGCGTATTCGCGCTGCTGTTGCAATGGCAGATGAGTCCGGGTAACGGCCTCGTCATGCTGTTGTGTCTGGCGGCGATTTCCTTGTTCTGTTTTCTGCAGGCGAGCAAACCTTTTGCAACAAGCCCTGCATCTTCGTAA
- a CDS encoding FAD-dependent oxidoreductase: protein MNHSVKDLPVAVIGAGPVGLAAAAHLLARGFTPLILEAGQAVASNLESYRHVRLFSPWRYNMDRAALRLLGQTDWQTPDLEALPTAGEMVDHYLKPLAEHPAIAAHLHFGERVSAITRYGIDKVKTRDRQLAPFVVRTRNAEGETEWLAQAVIDASGTWNQPNPLGANGLPALGEQQFAARIRYGMPDILGAERERYLDRHVLVVGSGHSAAGSLLSLAELAAQGSGVKISWAIRGDNLTRVFGGGERDGLPARGQLGLRLRALRENGQLALHTHFRVQAIEADGEQMTVLALGNFEGEGEGVRRIEKVDQIIVATGGRPNLALTRELRLRLDPWLESSEQLAPLIDPNEHSCGTVRPHGHAELAHPEAGYYAVGARSYGRAPNFLLATGYEQVRSVAAALAGDIADADDVQLELPETGVCSVSFAEPTETTACCETAAKVGNNACCGTVSSEARQSCCPDPALAIKARSAAVSAAPVRSSSCKTGCGV from the coding sequence ATGAACCACTCAGTCAAAGATTTGCCGGTCGCGGTCATTGGCGCCGGCCCTGTTGGTCTGGCAGCGGCGGCTCACTTGTTGGCGCGTGGCTTCACCCCGTTGATTCTGGAGGCCGGCCAAGCCGTGGCCAGCAACCTGGAAAGCTACCGCCATGTGCGGCTGTTCTCGCCGTGGCGCTACAACATGGACAGGGCGGCTTTGCGCCTGCTCGGCCAAACCGATTGGCAGACTCCGGATCTAGAGGCGCTGCCAACCGCTGGCGAGATGGTTGATCACTACCTGAAACCGTTGGCCGAACACCCGGCCATTGCCGCCCATCTCCACTTTGGTGAACGAGTTTCCGCCATCACCCGCTACGGCATCGACAAGGTAAAAACCCGTGACCGTCAGCTGGCGCCTTTTGTCGTGCGCACCCGCAATGCTGAAGGTGAAACCGAGTGGCTGGCACAGGCCGTCATCGATGCCAGCGGCACCTGGAATCAACCCAATCCGCTCGGCGCTAATGGCCTGCCGGCGCTCGGCGAGCAGCAATTTGCCGCCCGCATCCGCTACGGCATGCCGGATATTCTCGGCGCTGAGCGTGAGCGCTATCTGGACCGCCATGTGCTGGTCGTCGGTTCCGGCCACTCAGCCGCTGGCAGTCTGTTGTCGCTGGCAGAGCTGGCCGCCCAAGGCAGCGGCGTGAAAATCAGCTGGGCCATTCGTGGCGACAACCTGACCCGCGTTTTTGGCGGTGGTGAGCGTGACGGCCTGCCGGCGCGTGGTCAGCTGGGCTTGCGGCTGCGGGCACTACGCGAAAATGGTCAGCTGGCCTTGCACACGCATTTCCGGGTGCAGGCCATCGAGGCCGATGGCGAGCAGATGACGGTGCTGGCACTGGGCAATTTCGAGGGTGAAGGAGAAGGCGTACGGCGCATTGAAAAGGTCGACCAGATCATCGTTGCGACCGGTGGCCGGCCGAATCTGGCGCTCACCCGCGAACTGCGTTTGCGCCTCGACCCGTGGCTGGAAAGTTCCGAGCAACTGGCGCCGCTGATCGACCCGAACGAACACAGCTGCGGCACCGTGCGTCCGCATGGCCATGCCGAACTTGCCCATCCGGAAGCCGGCTATTACGCGGTCGGTGCACGCAGCTACGGCCGTGCCCCGAATTTTCTGCTGGCCACCGGCTACGAACAGGTGCGCTCGGTGGCCGCCGCGCTGGCCGGTGACATCGCCGACGCCGACGATGTGCAATTGGAGCTGCCCGAAACCGGGGTCTGTAGCGTCAGCTTTGCCGAGCCGACTGAAACGACAGCTTGCTGTGAAACCGCAGCAAAAGTTGGCAACAACGCCTGTTGCGGCACCGTCAGCTCAGAAGCCCGGCAATCTTGTTGCCCGGATCCGGCGCTCGCCATCAAGGCTCGAAGTGCCGCCGTGTCTGCAGCACCGGTGCGATCCAGCAGCTGCAAAACCGGTTGCGGCGTGTAG
- a CDS encoding ArsR/SmtB family transcription factor yields MNKPASSCCDAPAKSAPGPAIDADELATICKALAHPARVTLLKYLADYGTCYFGKLTDVLPLAPSTISNHVSILKEAGLIEGSSDEQRICYCVNRDRLNYLKHLIDQF; encoded by the coding sequence ATGAACAAACCTGCCAGCTCTTGTTGCGATGCCCCAGCCAAATCGGCGCCGGGCCCGGCCATTGATGCCGATGAACTGGCGACGATCTGCAAAGCGCTGGCGCATCCGGCCCGGGTCACCCTGTTGAAATACCTGGCGGACTATGGCACCTGCTATTTCGGCAAATTGACTGACGTGCTGCCGCTGGCGCCATCGACCATTTCCAATCACGTCAGCATCCTAAAAGAGGCCGGCCTGATTGAGGGCTCCTCGGATGAACAGCGGATCTGCTACTGCGTCAACCGCGACCGCCTGAATTACTTGAAGCATCTGATCGACCAGTTTTGA
- a CDS encoding peroxiredoxin-like family protein, with translation MQKFIGALMALFTSVVIQAADIAENAESVRPILVGQTIPDVVFWQADGKPVKARALAATKPSIVVFYRGGWCPYCNTQLQQLKDIEPQLQALGYQLIAVSPELPDTLRTMEQERKLGYQLISDYRLEAAKAFGIAFRVDPAYAKMAEEKVNAKLQKYAGETLYTLPVPAVFVLDTDGVVQFQYVNPNYRVRLHSELLLTAARLARQASK, from the coding sequence ATGCAGAAATTCATTGGAGCGCTGATGGCGCTATTCACCAGCGTCGTCATTCAAGCAGCGGATATCGCGGAAAATGCTGAATCGGTGCGCCCGATTCTGGTCGGGCAGACCATTCCGGATGTGGTGTTCTGGCAGGCCGACGGCAAGCCGGTGAAAGCGCGGGCGCTGGCAGCAACAAAGCCGAGCATCGTCGTGTTTTATCGGGGGGGCTGGTGCCCGTACTGCAACACCCAGTTGCAGCAATTGAAAGACATTGAGCCACAACTGCAGGCACTCGGTTATCAACTGATTGCGGTCAGCCCGGAATTGCCGGACACGCTGCGCACCATGGAGCAGGAACGAAAACTCGGTTATCAACTGATCAGTGATTACCGTCTGGAAGCTGCAAAAGCATTTGGTATTGCCTTCCGAGTGGACCCGGCCTACGCGAAAATGGCCGAGGAAAAAGTGAATGCCAAGCTGCAGAAGTATGCCGGTGAAACACTTTACACCTTGCCGGTGCCGGCGGTGTTTGTGCTCGATACCGATGGCGTCGTCCAGTTCCAGTATGTGAATCCGAATTACCGGGTGCGCTTGCATTCGGAGTTGTTGTTGACGGCCGCACGGCTGGCGCGCCAAGCCTCGAAATAA
- a CDS encoding DUF885 domain-containing protein, with protein MSKFCSILLAVGLLFGQSAAANSAEAQFKALYKEEWQKRMEFYPSFAASLGDKEAAGQWTDWSQDAIDKRLSYWQSVQQRLQKIPVEKLSGAQRINYRIFADQIDNAISEIERGGYLMPFNSDTQFWADIIRDAADTECKTVQQCQRYLRWLQGMPKHLEQMTVLMRTGLHTGYSVPQVVLPGRDASIVAVLETDLQKSPFLPDLSALPIAQQQAMLDQLLPVIAEQVMPAFRQFLNFYRDEYVPNARADIAATAMPNGEAFYQAEIYRYTTLDWSAEKIHQIGLAEVKRIRDDMEQIRQQVNFLGDLPAFLNHLRTDAQFFAKTERELLSAATYWAKKIDGKLPQYFGKLPRQPYGVVPVPAEIAPTYTTGRYAGSNDPKKAGFYWVNTSKLDQRPLWALPALTLHEAVPGHHLQNALAAEQGEQPPFRRYSYISAYGEGWALYAEHLGVEMGIYETPYDHFGRLVYEMWRAARLVVDTGMHAKGWSRDQALQFMRDNTALSEHEITTEIDRYISWPAQALSYKLGEIKIREIRADAEKALGSKFDLRAFHDKLLSLGSVPLTVLEDEMRRWQQQQVKKADA; from the coding sequence ATGTCGAAATTTTGTTCAATTCTGCTGGCGGTCGGTTTGCTGTTTGGGCAGTCGGCGGCCGCCAATAGCGCCGAGGCGCAGTTCAAGGCGCTGTACAAGGAAGAATGGCAAAAGCGCATGGAGTTCTACCCGTCGTTTGCGGCCAGTCTTGGCGATAAAGAGGCGGCCGGGCAGTGGACCGACTGGAGCCAGGACGCCATCGACAAACGCCTCAGCTACTGGCAATCGGTGCAGCAGCGCTTGCAGAAAATCCCGGTCGAGAAATTGAGTGGCGCGCAGCGCATCAACTACCGGATTTTTGCCGACCAGATCGACAACGCCATCAGCGAAATCGAACGTGGCGGCTATCTGATGCCGTTCAACAGCGACACCCAGTTCTGGGCCGACATTATCCGCGATGCCGCCGATACCGAATGCAAAACGGTGCAGCAATGTCAGCGCTATCTGCGTTGGCTGCAGGGCATGCCGAAACATCTGGAGCAGATGACGGTGTTGATGCGCACCGGCCTGCACACCGGCTACAGCGTGCCGCAAGTCGTATTGCCGGGTCGTGATGCCAGTATTGTCGCCGTGCTCGAAACCGATTTGCAGAAAAGCCCGTTCCTGCCGGATTTGAGCGCGCTGCCGATAGCGCAACAACAAGCGATGCTCGACCAATTGCTGCCGGTGATTGCCGAGCAGGTGATGCCGGCGTTTCGGCAATTTCTGAACTTCTATCGCGATGAGTATGTGCCGAATGCGCGCGCCGATATTGCCGCTACTGCGATGCCCAATGGCGAAGCGTTTTACCAGGCCGAGATTTACCGTTACACGACGCTCGATTGGAGCGCCGAGAAAATTCACCAGATTGGTTTGGCCGAAGTAAAGCGGATACGCGATGACATGGAGCAGATCCGCCAACAGGTCAATTTTCTCGGTGATCTACCGGCGTTTCTGAATCACCTGCGTACCGATGCGCAGTTCTTCGCCAAAACCGAGCGTGAACTACTGTCGGCGGCAACGTACTGGGCCAAGAAAATCGACGGAAAACTGCCGCAGTACTTCGGCAAATTACCGCGTCAACCTTATGGTGTGGTGCCGGTTCCAGCCGAGATTGCACCGACCTACACGACCGGTCGTTACGCCGGCAGCAACGATCCGAAGAAAGCCGGGTTCTACTGGGTCAACACCAGTAAACTCGACCAGCGCCCGCTTTGGGCCCTGCCGGCATTGACGCTGCATGAAGCGGTGCCGGGTCATCATTTGCAAAACGCGTTGGCAGCCGAACAAGGCGAGCAACCGCCATTCCGCCGTTACTCATACATCTCTGCCTACGGTGAAGGCTGGGCGTTGTACGCCGAGCATCTTGGCGTCGAAATGGGCATCTATGAAACGCCTTACGATCACTTCGGTCGCTTGGTTTATGAGATGTGGCGCGCCGCGCGTCTGGTCGTCGATACCGGCATGCACGCCAAAGGCTGGAGCCGCGATCAGGCGCTGCAATTCATGCGCGACAACACGGCGCTGTCCGAGCATGAAATCACCACCGAAATCGATCGCTATATATCCTGGCCGGCGCAGGCGCTTTCCTACAAACTGGGTGAAATCAAGATCCGCGAAATTCGCGCCGATGCCGAAAAAGCATTGGGCAGCAAATTCGATTTGCGTGCCTTCCATGACAAGTTGCTGTCGCTTGGCTCGGTGCCATTAACGGTGCTGGAAGACGAAATGCGACGCTGGCAACAGCAACAAGTAAAGAAAGCGGATGCGTGA
- a CDS encoding adenosylmethionine--8-amino-7-oxononanoate transaminase, producing the protein MNNQQMMQRDLAHLWHPCTQMSDHERYPLIPIKRGDGVYLEDFDGKRYIDAISSWWTNILGHGNPEIRDAIKDQLDQIEHVIFAGFSHQPAVELGEKLAALTPGNLNKCFFGENGSSAIEIALKMSFHYWRNAGKTDKTKFVALKNGYHGETLGALAVGDVALFKETYAPLLMEAMLVDSPDCYFREAGESWQQYTERQFVAMEKMLAERHGEIAAVILEPLVQCATGMRMYHPVYLKLLREACDRYGVHLIADEIAVGFGRTGTMFACNQADITPDFLCLSKALTSGFLPLSAVMTSDAVFNAFYDSYESMRGFLHSHSYTGNPLACRSACATIDLLLRDNWLEKNQRTQQLLRHALEDLQDHPNVAELRQTGMIIALEVVKDKASKTPFDWRERRGLRMYQHAQQHGALIRPIGSVVYLMPPYVVSDEQIATLTEIIRTGLPLMVQ; encoded by the coding sequence ATGAACAATCAACAAATGATGCAACGCGATCTGGCGCACTTGTGGCATCCCTGCACACAGATGAGCGACCACGAGCGCTACCCGCTAATTCCGATCAAGCGTGGCGATGGCGTTTACCTGGAAGATTTCGACGGCAAACGCTATATCGACGCGATCAGTTCCTGGTGGACCAATATTCTTGGTCACGGTAATCCGGAAATCCGCGATGCCATCAAAGATCAGCTCGATCAGATTGAGCACGTGATCTTCGCCGGTTTTTCCCATCAGCCAGCCGTCGAGCTCGGCGAGAAGCTGGCGGCACTGACACCCGGCAATCTGAATAAATGTTTCTTCGGTGAGAACGGTTCCAGTGCCATCGAAATCGCGCTGAAAATGTCCTTCCACTACTGGCGCAACGCCGGTAAAACCGACAAGACCAAGTTCGTCGCGCTGAAAAATGGCTACCACGGCGAAACCTTGGGAGCGCTGGCCGTTGGCGATGTCGCGTTGTTCAAGGAAACCTACGCACCGCTATTGATGGAAGCAATGCTGGTCGATTCGCCGGATTGCTATTTCCGTGAAGCCGGTGAGAGTTGGCAGCAATACACTGAGCGTCAATTTGTCGCGATGGAAAAAATGCTGGCTGAACGCCACGGAGAAATCGCCGCCGTCATTCTCGAGCCGCTGGTGCAATGCGCGACCGGCATGCGCATGTATCACCCCGTTTATTTGAAGTTATTACGTGAAGCCTGCGATCGTTATGGCGTGCATTTGATCGCCGATGAGATTGCCGTCGGCTTCGGTCGTACCGGCACGATGTTCGCTTGCAATCAGGCCGATATCACCCCGGATTTTCTTTGCCTTTCCAAAGCACTGACGTCCGGCTTTCTGCCGCTATCGGCCGTCATGACCTCCGATGCGGTATTCAACGCGTTCTACGACAGCTACGAATCGATGCGCGGCTTCTTGCATTCACATAGCTACACCGGCAACCCATTGGCCTGCCGTTCGGCTTGCGCGACGATAGATTTGCTGTTGCGTGATAATTGGCTGGAAAAGAATCAGCGCACACAGCAATTGCTCCGGCATGCTCTGGAAGATTTGCAGGATCATCCGAATGTTGCGGAATTGCGACAAACCGGCATGATCATCGCGCTGGAAGTGGTCAAGGATAAGGCCAGTAAAACCCCGTTCGATTGGCGAGAGCGGCGCGGATTGCGGATGTATCAACACGCTCAGCAACACGGCGCATTGATTCGCCCGATCGGCTCCGTCGTTTATTTGATGCCGCCTTATGTGGTCAGCGACGAACAGATCGCGACACTTACTGAAATCATCAGAACCGGTTTGCCATTGATGGTGCAGTGA
- a CDS encoding DUF924 family protein produces MDGRLQQVLNFWFGDNWHDAAVTAKTQGKIWWQKSTQTDSEIRHRFAELLDEEMQDRLQDQRAPEALLARIILTDQMTRNMFRGQPQSFACDERARWLSGQLLERDDYVQLPLIAQVFVFMPLEHSERLADQQMCLQYFQALVERADPAQKGLFRDYLNYAQKHLEIIERFGRFPHRNAIVGRDSTREEQDFLRQPGSSF; encoded by the coding sequence ATGGACGGGCGTTTGCAACAGGTGCTGAACTTTTGGTTTGGCGACAATTGGCATGATGCTGCCGTCACGGCCAAAACCCAAGGCAAGATCTGGTGGCAAAAATCGACGCAGACCGACAGTGAAATTCGTCATCGTTTTGCTGAACTGCTGGACGAGGAAATGCAGGACAGACTGCAGGACCAGCGTGCGCCAGAAGCGCTGCTGGCACGCATCATTCTGACCGATCAAATGACCCGCAATATGTTTCGCGGTCAACCCCAGTCATTCGCCTGCGATGAGCGCGCACGCTGGTTGTCCGGTCAATTGCTTGAGCGTGATGACTATGTGCAATTGCCGTTGATTGCCCAGGTGTTCGTATTCATGCCATTGGAGCACAGCGAACGACTGGCTGATCAGCAGATGTGCCTGCAGTATTTTCAGGCGCTGGTCGAGCGCGCCGATCCGGCCCAGAAAGGATTGTTTCGTGATTACCTGAATTATGCCCAGAAGCATCTGGAGATTATCGAGCGCTTTGGCCGTTTTCCGCATCGCAATGCGATTGTAGGGCGTGATTCGACGCGGGAAGAGCAAGATTTTCTGCGTCAACCCGGTTCAAGTTTCTGA
- a CDS encoding tRNA-uridine aminocarboxypropyltransferase, with amino-acid sequence MSLTCPQCQKVPELCLCDQITPHDTRLHVAILQHPQEPDKHLGSAMLAHLQLSNSSLKVGLSVANLKSVTGFDINPKEWAVLFLGSQYKFREIQQRQDESEIYFFNNKDEEAQVPLEQIKGIVVLDGTWAQAKTLWWRNPWLLKCWRIVIRPRQHSLYGKLRKEPRSECLSTIESIAYTLEIFGEPQQVSDDLLASFRRLLQRYRDGVKHGTITPIGKPGPSPRRRSNKPKSS; translated from the coding sequence ATGAGTCTTACTTGTCCGCAATGCCAGAAAGTCCCTGAACTCTGCTTATGTGATCAAATCACACCACACGATACCCGTTTGCATGTTGCGATTTTGCAGCACCCGCAGGAGCCGGATAAGCATCTGGGCTCGGCGATGCTGGCGCATTTGCAGCTCAGTAACTCTTCGTTGAAAGTCGGCTTGAGTGTCGCCAATCTGAAATCCGTTACCGGCTTTGACATCAATCCGAAAGAATGGGCCGTGTTGTTTCTTGGCAGTCAATACAAATTCCGCGAAATCCAGCAGCGTCAGGACGAGTCGGAAATTTATTTCTTCAACAACAAAGATGAAGAAGCGCAGGTTCCGCTTGAGCAAATAAAAGGCATCGTCGTGCTTGATGGCACCTGGGCGCAGGCAAAAACCTTGTGGTGGCGCAATCCCTGGCTGTTGAAATGCTGGCGCATTGTCATTCGTCCACGTCAGCATTCGCTGTACGGCAAGCTGCGCAAGGAGCCACGCAGTGAATGCCTGTCAACGATCGAATCGATCGCTTACACACTGGAAATTTTCGGTGAGCCGCAACAAGTCAGCGATGATTTGCTAGCATCTTTTCGCCGGCTTTTGCAACGCTATCGCGACGGCGTAAAACATGGCACGATAACACCTATCGGCAAACCCGGACCGTCACCACGGCGCCGGTCGAACAAGCCCAAAAGTTCATAA